In Phacochoerus africanus isolate WHEZ1 chromosome 2, ROS_Pafr_v1, whole genome shotgun sequence, one DNA window encodes the following:
- the LOC125121074 gene encoding olfactory receptor 5D13-like — translation MDLAEGDQSAGATCTLLGFSEYPDLQVPLFLVFLTIYTVTVTGNLGIITIIRVSPNLQTPMYYFLSHLSLIDLCYSPTVTPKLLKNFVVEGRTISFIRCIMQFFILCLFAVAETFMLAVMACDRFVTVCKPLIYTVVMSPKLCASLVARPYPWGIVTPMMLTFFLLSLSFCGSNIINNFVCEHSVIVSFSCSDPSISQVLCFVIAIFNEGISLVIMLTIYTPIFVSFLKTPSAGGHQKAFSTSVSHLTAITLFHGTVLFLYCVPKSKNSWLIVKVGSVFYAVVIPMLNPLIYSLRN, via the coding sequence ATGGATTTAGCTGAAGGAGATCAGAGTGCTGGGGCCACATGCACCCTCTTGGGCTTCTCAGAATATCCTGACCTCCAGGTTCCCTTGTTCCTGGTGTTCCTCACCATCTACACAGTCACCGTGACAGGGAATCTTGGCATAATCACCATAATCAGGGTCAGTCCCAATCTGCAAACTCCCATGTACTATTTTCTCAGCCACCTGTCCCTTATTGACCTCTGTTATTCCCCCACAGTTACACCCAAACTCTTGAAGAACTTTGTTGTAGAAGGCAGAACTATCTCCTTCATCAGATGCATCATGCAGTTCTTCATACTGTGCTTATTTGCAGTGGCGGAAACATTCATGTTAGCAGTGATGGCCTGTGACCGATTTGTGACAGTTTGTAAGCCTCTTATCTACACAGTGGTCATGTCTCCAAAGCTCTGTGCATCATTAGTGGCCAGACCCTACCCATGGGGTATAGTCACTCCCATGATGCTCACCTTTTTCCTCCTGTCATTGTCCTTCTGTGGGTCTAACATCATAAATAATTTTGTCTGTGAGCACTCTGTCATTGTGTCTTTCTCCTGCTCTGACCCCTCCATCAGCCAAGTGCTTTGTTTTGTCATTGCCATATTTAATGAGGGGATCAGCCTGGTAATTATGCTCACTATTTACACACccatttttgtctctttcctaAAAACGCCTTCTGCAGGTGGGCACCAGAAAGCCTTCTCTACTTCTGTCTCCCATCTCACCGCCATCACCCTTTTCCACGGGACGGTCCTATTCCTTTATTGTGTACCCAAATCCAAAAACTCGTGGCTCATAGTCAAAGTGGGTTCTGTATTTTATGCAGTGGTGATTCCCATGCTGAATCCTCTGATCTACAGCCTCAGGAACTAA